Proteins encoded by one window of Mycolicibacterium sp. ND9-15:
- a CDS encoding SRPBCC family protein, with the protein MAVRASREVVFEAPKDAIMETLADIDAVPLWSPVHKHTEVLDRYPDGRPHHVKATVKIMGITDKELLEYHWGDDWMVWDAKANMQQRGQHVEYNLTPEGEDRTRVRFDIILDLAAPIPEFLVRRAKKIVLDIATENLRRRVMAAAT; encoded by the coding sequence ATGGCAGTGCGGGCATCGAGGGAAGTGGTCTTCGAGGCGCCCAAGGACGCGATCATGGAGACGCTCGCCGACATCGACGCGGTCCCCTTGTGGTCGCCTGTGCACAAGCACACCGAGGTGCTCGACCGGTATCCGGACGGCCGTCCCCACCACGTCAAGGCGACGGTCAAGATCATGGGAATCACCGACAAGGAGTTGCTCGAGTACCACTGGGGCGACGACTGGATGGTCTGGGACGCCAAGGCCAACATGCAGCAGCGCGGTCAGCACGTCGAGTACAACCTCACCCCGGAAGGCGAGGACCGCACCCGCGTGCGCTTCGACATCATCCTCGACCTGGCCGCGCCGATTCCCGAGTTTCTGGTGCGCCGCGCCAAGAAGATCGTGCTCGACATCGCGACCGAGAACCTGCGCCGTCGGGTGATGGCCGCGGCTACCTAG
- a CDS encoding pyridoxal phosphate-dependent aminotransferase, producing MTVRRLQPYAVTIFAEMSSLAARIGAVNLGQGFPDEDGPSAMLEIAQNAIAEGVNQYPPGLGIAPLREAIAAQRERAYGTEYDPHSEVLVTVGATEAIASAVLGLVEPGSEVLLIEPFYDSYSPVIAMAGCERRAVPLLQDGRGFAIDVDGLRNTVTPRTKALIVNSPHNPTGMVAGDDELRAVAELAVEADLLVITDEVYEHLVFDGRRHIPLASYPGMADRTITISSAAKMFNVTGWKIGWACGAADLIAGVRAAKQYLSYVGGAPFQPAVAHALNNEDAWVAALRESLQAKRDRLGSALADLGFGVHDSFGTYFLCADPRPLGFADSAAFCAELPQKAGVAAIPMSAFCDPGAEHAGAWNHLVRFAFCKRDETLDEAIRRLEVLRNG from the coding sequence ATGACGGTTCGCAGGCTACAGCCGTATGCGGTGACTATCTTCGCCGAGATGTCGTCGCTGGCAGCCCGTATCGGCGCAGTCAACCTCGGACAAGGCTTTCCCGACGAGGACGGGCCGTCGGCGATGCTCGAGATCGCCCAGAACGCGATCGCCGAGGGCGTCAACCAGTACCCGCCCGGTCTCGGTATCGCGCCGCTGCGCGAGGCCATCGCCGCGCAACGCGAACGCGCGTACGGCACCGAGTACGACCCGCACTCCGAGGTGCTGGTAACCGTCGGCGCCACCGAGGCGATCGCGTCCGCTGTCCTGGGCCTGGTCGAACCCGGCTCCGAGGTGCTGCTGATCGAGCCGTTCTACGACTCCTACTCCCCCGTCATCGCGATGGCGGGCTGCGAGCGCCGGGCGGTCCCCCTGCTTCAGGACGGGCGCGGATTCGCAATCGATGTCGACGGCCTGCGAAACACCGTCACACCCAGGACCAAAGCGCTAATCGTCAACTCGCCGCACAACCCCACCGGCATGGTCGCCGGTGACGACGAACTACGGGCGGTGGCCGAACTGGCCGTCGAGGCCGACCTCCTAGTGATCACCGACGAGGTCTACGAGCATCTGGTATTCGACGGCCGCCGCCATATTCCGCTGGCGTCCTACCCCGGTATGGCCGACCGCACGATCACGATCTCGAGCGCCGCCAAGATGTTCAATGTCACCGGCTGGAAGATCGGCTGGGCTTGTGGCGCAGCCGATCTCATCGCGGGTGTGCGAGCCGCGAAACAGTACCTGTCCTACGTCGGGGGCGCACCGTTCCAACCGGCCGTGGCGCACGCGCTCAACAATGAAGACGCCTGGGTGGCCGCGCTGCGAGAGTCGTTGCAGGCCAAGCGCGACCGGCTGGGCAGCGCGCTGGCCGACCTCGGCTTCGGGGTACACGACAGCTTCGGGACCTACTTCCTGTGCGCCGACCCGCGCCCGCTGGGTTTTGCCGACAGCGCCGCGTTCTGTGCGGAGCTGCCGCAGAAGGCGGGGGTCGCGGCCATCCCGATGTCGGCGTTCTGCGATCCGGGCGCCGAGCACGCCGGCGCGTGGAATCACCTGGTGCGCTTCGCGTTCTGCAAGCGGGACGAAACCTTGGACGAGGCGATCCGCCGACTGGAAGTGCTGCGCAACGGCTAG
- a CDS encoding class I adenylate-forming enzyme family protein, producing the protein MPESFTERFAAGLASYGDRQCIEFEGRWYTGADLTAYADAIASALKGAGVPDDAPVGLVVRNRLQHAAAIIGFLAAGRPLSMTYSFQSPEAIGRDVEKLNLSAVVADVEDWTAPVVDAAGRTGCVGVAIALTEPTVVVVAGLEHCDPVHRHAAAEPDVALQILTSGTTGPPKRQAIKTAVLERTVFSVTSGEAAAADAPPELAYWQFGGIGVCQLVAGVYNTRRIVMLERFSVDGFVSAIKTHGIQRSGVQPAVFRMLLDADVAKEDLASLEFLISASGPLDPETRDEFEKNFDIPIRLAYGATEFAGSLCAWTPDDVERFGEAKRNSVGRPLPDTEVRVVDPDTGAELSAGEHGLLEAKVAPISPDWIRTTDIASIDDDGFVTLHGRADGAINRGGFKILPETVRRVLISHPAVRDACVVGVPDKRLGQVPFAAVEVAPGTTPPLATELESLVRQHLPAYNVPVAVAVVDELPRNPALKVSLPAVAALYERRCKR; encoded by the coding sequence GTGCCCGAGAGCTTCACCGAACGGTTCGCGGCAGGCCTGGCGAGCTACGGCGATCGGCAGTGCATCGAGTTCGAGGGCCGCTGGTACACCGGCGCGGACCTCACCGCGTACGCGGACGCCATTGCCTCGGCGCTGAAAGGCGCAGGCGTTCCCGACGACGCGCCGGTCGGACTGGTGGTGCGCAACCGGCTGCAACATGCCGCCGCGATCATCGGCTTCCTCGCCGCGGGCAGGCCGCTGTCGATGACCTACTCGTTCCAGTCGCCCGAGGCGATCGGCCGCGACGTCGAGAAGCTGAACCTTTCGGCCGTCGTCGCCGACGTCGAGGACTGGACGGCGCCCGTCGTCGATGCCGCCGGGCGAACCGGCTGCGTGGGTGTAGCGATCGCGTTGACGGAGCCGACGGTCGTGGTCGTCGCAGGATTGGAGCACTGCGACCCGGTCCACCGGCACGCCGCCGCGGAACCCGATGTCGCACTGCAGATTCTGACCAGTGGCACCACTGGTCCACCGAAGCGCCAGGCGATCAAGACCGCCGTGCTCGAACGCACCGTCTTCAGCGTCACCAGCGGGGAAGCCGCGGCCGCCGACGCCCCACCCGAACTCGCCTACTGGCAGTTCGGCGGCATCGGTGTGTGCCAGTTGGTCGCGGGCGTGTACAACACGCGACGCATAGTGATGCTCGAGAGGTTCAGTGTCGACGGGTTCGTGTCGGCGATCAAGACCCATGGCATCCAGCGATCGGGCGTGCAGCCCGCCGTCTTCCGCATGCTGCTCGACGCCGACGTGGCCAAGGAGGATCTCGCGTCACTGGAGTTCCTGATCAGCGCGTCCGGTCCGCTGGACCCGGAAACCCGCGACGAGTTCGAGAAGAACTTCGATATTCCGATCCGGTTGGCATACGGCGCAACCGAATTCGCGGGCTCACTGTGCGCGTGGACTCCCGACGACGTCGAGCGGTTCGGCGAGGCCAAACGCAACAGCGTCGGCAGGCCGCTCCCCGACACCGAGGTGCGTGTGGTCGATCCGGACACCGGCGCCGAGCTGTCCGCGGGCGAACACGGTCTGCTCGAGGCGAAAGTCGCTCCGATCAGCCCCGATTGGATCCGCACCACCGACATCGCCTCGATCGACGACGACGGCTTCGTCACCCTGCACGGCAGGGCGGACGGTGCCATCAACCGCGGCGGGTTCAAGATCCTGCCCGAAACCGTTCGCCGCGTGCTGATATCGCATCCAGCTGTCCGCGACGCCTGTGTCGTCGGCGTGCCCGACAAGCGGCTGGGCCAAGTCCCGTTCGCCGCGGTCGAAGTGGCACCCGGTACCACCCCGCCGTTGGCCACCGAGCTCGAAAGTCTTGTCCGCCAGCACCTTCCGGCGTACAACGTGCCTGTTGCCGTTGCGGTGGTCGACGAGCTGCCACGTAACCCGGCGCTGAAGGTCAGCCTGCCGGCGGTCGCAGCGCTCTACGAACGGCGCTGCAAGAGGTAG
- a CDS encoding 3-hydroxyacyl-CoA dehydrogenase NAD-binding domain-containing protein, with amino-acid sequence MAENTIKWDKDADGIVTLTLDDPTGSANVMNEHYRESMRNAVERLVAEKDSITGVVITSAKKTFFAGGDLNTIVQAGPENAGEFFAEVEGIKRDLRALETLGKPVVAAINGAALGGGLEICLASHHRIIADVPGAVVGFPEVTLGLLPGAGGVTRSVRMFGIQKAFMEVLSQGTRFKPGKAKETGLVDELVGSVDELVPAAKAWIKANPDAHVQPWDAKGYKMPGGTPTSPALASILPSFPALLRKQLKGAPMPAPRAILNAAVEGAQVDFDTASRIESRYFTQLVTGQTAKNMIQAFFFDLQYINGGGSRPDGIDPVKINKIGVLGAGMMGAGIAYVSAKAGFDVVLKDVSLEAAQKGKGYSEKLEAKALERGRTTQEKSDALLARITPTGDPADLKGVDFVVEAVFEDQDLKHKVFGEIEDIVEPNALLGSNTSTLPITGLATGVKRQEDFIGIHFFSPVDKMPLVEIIKGEKTSDEALARVFDYTLAIGKTPIVVNDSRGFFTSRVIGTFVNEALAMLGEGIAPASIEQAGSQAGYPAPPLQLSDELNLELMHKIAVATRKGVESTGGTYEPHPAEAVVEKMIEIGRPSRLKGAGFYEYADGKRAGLWPGLAETFNSGSTSIPLQDMIDRMLFAEALETQKCLDEGVLTSTADANIGSIMGIGFPPYTGGSAQFIVGYQGPGGVGKEAFVARAKELAAKYGERFNPPASLT; translated from the coding sequence ATGGCGGAGAACACGATCAAGTGGGACAAGGATGCCGACGGTATCGTCACCCTGACGCTGGACGACCCGACCGGCTCGGCCAACGTGATGAACGAGCACTACCGGGAATCCATGCGCAACGCGGTCGAACGTCTTGTCGCGGAGAAGGATTCGATCACCGGTGTGGTCATCACCAGCGCGAAGAAGACCTTCTTCGCAGGCGGCGACCTCAACACCATCGTCCAGGCGGGCCCGGAGAACGCCGGCGAGTTCTTCGCCGAGGTCGAGGGCATCAAGCGTGATCTACGTGCGCTGGAGACGCTGGGCAAGCCCGTCGTGGCGGCCATCAACGGCGCCGCGCTCGGCGGCGGCCTGGAGATCTGCCTGGCCTCGCATCACCGCATCATCGCCGATGTGCCCGGTGCGGTCGTCGGGTTCCCCGAGGTGACGCTGGGCCTGCTGCCGGGTGCGGGCGGCGTAACGCGCAGCGTGCGGATGTTCGGCATCCAGAAGGCCTTCATGGAGGTGCTTTCCCAGGGCACCCGCTTCAAGCCGGGCAAGGCCAAGGAGACCGGCCTGGTCGACGAATTGGTCGGCAGCGTCGACGAATTGGTGCCCGCCGCGAAGGCTTGGATCAAGGCCAATCCCGACGCGCATGTGCAGCCGTGGGATGCCAAGGGCTACAAGATGCCCGGCGGAACTCCGACATCGCCGGCCCTGGCGAGCATCCTGCCGTCGTTCCCGGCGCTGCTGCGCAAGCAGCTCAAAGGTGCGCCGATGCCGGCGCCGCGGGCGATCCTGAACGCGGCCGTCGAGGGCGCGCAGGTCGACTTCGACACCGCGAGCCGTATCGAGAGCCGCTACTTCACGCAGCTGGTCACCGGGCAGACCGCCAAGAACATGATCCAGGCGTTCTTCTTCGACCTGCAGTACATCAACGGCGGAGGCAGCCGGCCCGACGGTATCGACCCCGTCAAGATCAACAAGATCGGCGTGCTGGGCGCGGGCATGATGGGTGCCGGCATCGCCTACGTCTCGGCCAAGGCCGGGTTCGACGTCGTGCTCAAGGACGTCAGTCTCGAGGCCGCGCAGAAGGGTAAGGGGTACTCGGAGAAGCTCGAGGCCAAGGCGCTCGAGCGCGGCCGGACCACGCAGGAGAAATCCGACGCGCTGCTGGCCCGCATTACGCCGACGGGTGACCCGGCCGATCTTAAGGGCGTGGACTTCGTCGTCGAGGCGGTGTTCGAGGACCAGGACCTCAAGCACAAGGTCTTCGGTGAGATCGAGGACATCGTCGAGCCCAACGCGCTGCTGGGGTCGAACACCTCGACGCTGCCGATCACCGGCCTGGCGACCGGGGTGAAGCGCCAGGAGGACTTCATCGGCATCCACTTCTTCTCCCCGGTCGACAAGATGCCGCTGGTGGAGATCATCAAGGGCGAGAAGACCTCGGACGAGGCGCTGGCCCGGGTGTTCGACTACACGCTGGCGATCGGCAAGACCCCGATCGTGGTGAACGACAGCCGCGGCTTCTTCACCAGCCGCGTCATCGGCACCTTCGTCAACGAGGCACTCGCGATGCTCGGCGAGGGCATCGCGCCCGCGAGCATCGAGCAGGCCGGTTCGCAGGCGGGCTATCCGGCGCCGCCGCTGCAGCTCTCCGACGAGCTCAACCTCGAGCTGATGCACAAGATCGCCGTCGCCACCCGCAAGGGCGTCGAGAGCACGGGTGGCACCTATGAGCCGCACCCGGCCGAGGCCGTCGTCGAGAAGATGATCGAGATCGGCCGACCCAGCCGGTTGAAGGGCGCGGGCTTCTACGAGTACGCCGACGGCAAGCGGGCCGGATTGTGGCCGGGTCTCGCCGAGACGTTCAACTCCGGTAGCACGTCGATCCCGTTGCAGGACATGATCGACCGGATGCTGTTCGCCGAGGCGCTGGAGACCCAGAAGTGTCTCGACGAAGGCGTGCTGACGTCGACTGCCGACGCGAACATCGGCTCGATCATGGGCATCGGCTTCCCGCCCTACACCGGCGGCTCGGCGCAGTTCATCGTCGGCTACCAGGGTCCGGGTGGCGTCGGCAAGGAGGCCTTCGTGGCCCGCGCCAAGGAACTGGCCGCCAAGTACGGAGAGCGGTTCAATCCGCCGGCGTCGCTGACGTAA
- a CDS encoding acetyl-CoA C-acetyltransferase: protein MSEEAFIYEAIRTPRGKNKNGALNEVKPVNLVVGLIEELRSRYPDLDENLISDVILGCVSPVGDQGGDIARTAALVAKLPETTGGFQLNRFCASGLEAVNTAAQKVRSGWDDLVLAGGVESMSRVPMGSDGGAWASDPETNYSIGFVPQGIGADLIATIEGFSREDVDRYALRSQEKAAAAWSGGYFAKSVVPVRDQNGLVILDHDEHMRPDTTLEGLGQLKTAFDGVGAMGGFDDVALQKYHFVEKINHVHTGGNSSGIVDGAALVLVGSEKAGQSQGLTPRARVVATATSGADPVIMLTGPTPATRKVLDRAGLTVDDIDLFELNEAFASVVLKFQKDLDIPDEKLNVNGGAIAMGHPLGATGAMITGTMVDELERRNARRALITLCIGGGMGVATIIERV, encoded by the coding sequence ATGTCTGAAGAAGCCTTCATCTATGAGGCGATCCGCACGCCTCGCGGCAAGAACAAGAACGGTGCGCTGAACGAGGTCAAGCCGGTCAACCTGGTCGTCGGGCTGATCGAGGAGCTGCGCAGCCGTTACCCCGATCTCGACGAGAACCTGATCAGCGACGTCATCCTCGGGTGCGTGTCGCCCGTCGGCGACCAAGGCGGCGACATCGCCCGCACCGCCGCGCTGGTGGCCAAACTGCCCGAGACCACCGGCGGGTTCCAGCTCAACAGGTTCTGCGCCTCGGGTCTGGAGGCGGTCAACACCGCCGCACAGAAGGTCCGCTCCGGCTGGGACGACCTGGTTCTCGCGGGCGGCGTCGAGTCCATGAGCCGTGTTCCGATGGGCTCCGACGGCGGCGCGTGGGCCAGCGACCCGGAGACGAACTACAGCATCGGCTTCGTGCCGCAGGGCATCGGCGCCGACCTGATCGCGACGATCGAGGGCTTCTCCCGCGAAGACGTCGACCGCTACGCGCTGCGCAGCCAGGAAAAGGCCGCCGCGGCGTGGTCGGGTGGCTACTTCGCCAAGTCCGTCGTCCCGGTGCGCGACCAGAACGGTCTGGTCATCCTCGACCACGACGAGCACATGCGTCCCGACACCACGCTGGAGGGCCTCGGCCAGCTGAAGACCGCGTTCGACGGAGTGGGTGCGATGGGTGGATTCGACGACGTGGCGCTGCAGAAGTACCACTTCGTCGAGAAGATCAACCACGTCCACACCGGCGGCAACAGCTCCGGCATCGTCGACGGCGCCGCGCTGGTGCTGGTGGGCTCCGAGAAGGCCGGCCAGTCTCAGGGTCTCACCCCGCGGGCGCGCGTCGTGGCCACCGCCACCAGCGGCGCCGATCCGGTCATCATGCTGACCGGGCCGACCCCGGCCACTCGCAAGGTGCTCGACCGTGCCGGCCTGACAGTCGACGACATCGACCTGTTCGAGCTGAACGAGGCGTTCGCCTCGGTGGTGCTGAAGTTCCAGAAGGACCTCGACATCCCCGACGAGAAGCTCAACGTCAACGGTGGCGCCATCGCGATGGGTCACCCGTTGGGCGCCACCGGCGCCATGATCACCGGAACCATGGTCGACGAGCTCGAGCGTCGCAACGCCCGGCGTGCGCTGATCACGCTGTGCATCGGCGGCGGCATGGGCGTGGCCACCATCATCGAGAGGGTCTGA